In the genome of Parasteatoda tepidariorum isolate YZ-2023 unplaced genomic scaffold, CAS_Ptep_4.0 HiC_scaffold_6979, whole genome shotgun sequence, the window TAACTGGAAATTACAGTAATTTATTAAGGAggctttgaaaaattacttttactaaTAGTTCTAGCATTAGATATTATGACAGTTTAAGttgtttgatgtttttttaaaaattgtttagaaaactAATATCAGCGATATttaatgattatgaaataaatatttttctttttcctattttttaataacatctgTTACTTTATCTATAGTACAAGctgtataaattgtaaaaatgcatttgaaaattattatttttgttaataatgtcCTGTCTCAGAGaccttttgatatatttttagggATCTCTAGTTAGAGagaaactttcttaaaatttatgccaattttaataacatttacttggtaaatggtataaaatatttctgtttatctATTCTGGTATGTTTGTTTTATCACTAATTAAAATTGTCTTTATTACAATACTTATTTTATCCCTcactttgttaaattttttaataaattttcttaaattttatcatttaaaaaaggattgaatgaaaaatatgtaacattatttataagatgacatctttaatttttatattttgctaatttttaagcataatttcaatgaaattagaTTTGTTTTAGGTTTGCCTCATAAATCTCATCACTAAAAGCACTTTGAAAGTGACATGGAAGTTGCAATTGACACTGTTGTTAAACTTGAAAAGTGTGATGTTTCTGAATGTCAAAACACTTCGAGCATTGGTGTTAAACTTGAAAAGTGTGATGTTTCTGAAAGTCAAAGCACTTCAAGTGTTGCTGAAAACGTTGATGTTAAAAAAGAGCCTGATCTTTATTCATATACAAAGCTAAATGATTTCACTTCTGAAATTTACAAGATCGAAATAACTAATCTTCCTAAATATGTTGGCTATGGTGTAAGTATAAATGTATGATTAAAGCTttcattagaattttgaaactttttatttctgtgtgctatattttcctttattttttagcaacttCGAAAGTTACTAAATTCCACTTTGAGGGTGAACCCACGCAAAATAAAAGCTATTGGTAATCCTCCACATTTTGCTTTTGTCACATTTAAGTAAGGCTTTAGgtactattatatattttatttgctcaGTTATTTCcttctattaaaaatagttacattCTATTCATGTACTtcattcttgatattttttcatgcatttcatttctttattcatCTGtctaatgaagttaaaattttctgcaataagaaaaacataaagaGATAGATTGGGTTTGGTAATCAGcacaaattagtttaaattaatttttattctttttgataaaaagatataaaatttttgcttcaagATATACAcctggaattaaaaaaaga includes:
- the LOC122273698 gene encoding tRNA (uracil-5-)-methyltransferase homolog A-like translates to MEVAIDTVVKLEKCDVSECQNTSSIGVKLEKCDVSESQSTSSVAENVDVKKEPDLYSYTKLNDFTSEIYKIEITNLPKYVGYGQLRKLLNSTLRVNPRKIKAIGNPPHFAFVTFK